Proteins encoded together in one Quercus lobata isolate SW786 chromosome 3, ValleyOak3.0 Primary Assembly, whole genome shotgun sequence window:
- the LOC115979468 gene encoding uncharacterized protein LOC115979468: MGLISRKIFPACESMCVCCPALRSSSRQPVKRYKKLLAEIFPKSLDGPPNERKIVKLCEYAAKNPVRIPKIAKYLEERCYKELRVEHIKFINIVTEAYNKLLCICKKQMAYFAVSLLNVVTELLDNSKQDAMRILGCQTLTRFIYSQADGTYAHNIEKLVRKVCALAREKGEEHQSPCLRASSLQCLSAMVWFMAQFSHIFADFDEIVHVTLDNYEPDTHNDGDVERGEPHHNWVDEVVRCEGRGGAVASCDTSPSCMNLRPRPEKKDPSLLTREEIEMPKVWAQICIQRMAELAKESSTMRRVLDPMFGYFDSGRHWVPQQGLAIMVLSDVLYFMDSSGNQQLILASLIRHLDHKNVAHDPQLKSYVIQVATALARQIRSGVVLAEIGFVCDLCRHLRKSLQATVESVGEQESNSNILLQNSIEGCLLEIAKGIGDARPLFDLMAITLEKLPSAAVARATIGSLMILAHVISVASVSSRSQQVFPETLLIQLLKVMLHPDVEARVGAHHIFSALLIPSSNHPRHEVASLRSGFLYQPRRWHSNTASASITALLEKLRREKDGIKAEERGNSVQDDFKERDIAEEDWKQGRVRKNSPNFYKISSIIDRTAGATSLSEAEPHIMKFSEDQVAQLLSAFWMQANLPDNLPSNFEAIAHSFVLTLISSGLKNPNDSLVVRFFQLPLSLRNISLDPNNGVLSPACQRSIFVLSTGMLMFAAKIYHIPDLNDLLKSLVPCDVDPYLGLSDDLQVYVRPQMDIRGYGSVTDNQLATSLLLELRNKTYESENIIMDILVQNLSSITEVAADDLTKQLSESFTPDDAFMFGPRSILEFDHSQTVSHSKESLSFDGDYPTNSLVEDDAISEASVADISRFIPRMPPSPCVPHVISIGQLLESALEVAGQVVGTSVTTSPLPYNTMASQCEALGTGTRKKLSNWLAHENHQSRLVDKLSPAFPADGHLALKRITSIDHRAQGAVLPQDPWLSMRLPPASPFDNFLKAAGC; this comes from the exons atgGGGTTAATCTCCAGAAAGATTTTCCCAGCATGTGAGAGCATGTGTGTTTGTTGTCCTGCTTTGAGATCAAGCTCTCGACAACCCGTTAAGCGTTACAAAAAACTGCTTGCAGAGATCTTTCCTAAGTCTCTT GATGGCCCtccaaatgaaagaaaaattgttaaGTTATGTGAATATGCTGCAAAAAACCCGGTTCGGATCCCTAAG ATAGCGAAGTATCTTGAAGAAAGGTGCTACAAAGAACTGCGAGTTGAACACATCAAGTTCATCAATATTGTTACGGAGGCCTACAATAAGTTGCTTTGTATTTGTAAGAAACAGAT GGCATATTTTGCTGTTAGTCTGCTGAATGTGGTTACTGAACTTTTGGATAACTCTAAGCAAGATGCTATGCGTATACTTGGATGCCAAACCTTAACAAGGTTCATCTACAGTCAG GCAGATGGCACTTACGCACATAACATTGAAAAGTTGGTTCGAAAAGTATGCGCTCTGGCTCGTGAGAAAGGGGAAGAACATCAAAGCCCCTGCTTAAGGGCATCAAGCTTGCAGTGCCTATCAGCCATG GTGTGGTTTATGGCACAGTTCTCACATATTTTTGCGGATTTTGATGAG ATTGTACATGTCACTTTAGATAACTATGAGCCTGATACTCATAATGACGGTGATGTTGAGAGAGGGGAGCCACATCATAATTGGGTGGATGAAGTTGTTAGATGTGAGGGCAGAGGTGGTGCAGTTGCAAGTTGTGATACTAGCCCTAGCTGCATGAACTTGAGGCCAAGACCAGAAAAGAAGGATCCTTCTCTTTTGACAAG AGAGGAGATTGAGATGCCAAAAGTATGGGCACAAATATGCATCCAAAGAATGGCTGAATTAGCCAAGGAGAGTTCAACAATGCGCAGGGTACTTGATCCGATGTTTGGTTATTTTGATTCTGGACGTCACTGGGTGCCTCAGCAGGGGCTGGCTATAATGGTTTTGTCCGATGTGTTGTATTTCATGGACAGTTCAG GGAATCAGCAGTTGATTTTAGCTTCTTTGATCCGTCATCTAGACCACAAAAATGTTGCACATGATCCACAGCTCAAGTCTTATGTCATTCAAGTGGCTACTGCTTTAGCTAGGCAAATTAGATCAGGAGTTGTGCTGGCAGAAATTGGATTTGTCTGTGACCTATGCAGGCATCTGAGAAAAAGTCTTCAAGCCACAGTTGAATCAGTTGGTGAGCAAGAGTCAAACTCGAATATATTACTGCAGAATTCCATTGAAGGCTGTCTGCTTGAAATTGCAAAAGGG ATTGGTGATGCACGGCCGCTATTTGACCTGATGGCTATAACCCTGGAGAAGTTGCCATCTGCAGCTGTTGCCAGGGCAACCATTGGATCATTAATGATTCTTGCTCATGTGATCTCAGTGGCATCAGTCTCTTCACGGTCTCAGCAG GTCTTTCCAGAAACCCTTCTTATCCAATTGTTGAAAGTGATGTTACACCCAGATGTTGAGGCACGAGTTGGAGCACATCATATATTTTCCGCTCTTTTAATTCCCAGCTCTAATCATCCCCGACATGAAGTTGCTTCTCTGAGAAGTGGTTTTTTATACCAACCAAGAAGATGGCACTCAAATACTGCATCTGCATCAATTACAGCTCTACTTGAAAAGCTCCGGAGAGAAAAAGATGGCATCAAAGCAGAAGAGCGTGGGAATAGTGTTCAAGATGATTTTAAAGAAAGGGACATTGCAGAAGAAGACTGGAAGCAAGGCCGTGTCCGCAAAAATTCTCCTAACTTTTACAAAATTAGCTCTATTATTGACAGGACAGCTGGGGCAACCAGCCTGTCTGAGGCT GAACCACATATTATGAAGTTTAGTGAGGATCAAGTAGCACAGTTGCTATCTGCCTTTTGGATGCAAGCCAATCTTCCAGATAATTTACCTTCAAATTTTGAAGCTATAGCACATTCTTTTGTTTTAACACTTATTTCTTCAGGCTTAAAG AACCCAAACGACAGCCTTGTGGTCCGATTCTTTCAGCTTCCCCTGTCTCTCAGGAATATATCCTTGGATCCTAACAATG GGGTGTTGTCTCCAGCATGCCAAAGATCTATTTTTGTATTATCAACAGGCATGTTGATGTTTGCTGCAAAGATATATCACATTCCTGATCTGAATGATTTGCTCAAGTCATTAGTTCCATGTGAT GTTGATCCGTATCTGGGTCTTAGCGATGACCTTCAAGTATATGTAAGGCCTCAGATGGATATCAGAGGATATGGATCTGTTACTGATAATCAACTCGCTACATCATTGCTCCTGGAGTTGAGGAACAAGACATATGAATCTGAAAATATCATAATGGACATTTTAGTTCAGAATCTGTCTAGCATTACTGAG GTGGCTGCAGATGACCTGACTAAGCAACTGTCAGAATCATTCACACCTGATGATGCATTCATGTTTGGTCCACGATCAATACTTGAATTCGACCACAGTCAAACAGTTTCCCATTCCAAGGAATCATTGTCCTTTGATGGG GATTATCCAACAAATTCATTAGTTGAGGATGATGCAATAAGTGAAGCATCTGTTGCAGACATCTCTCGCTTCATCCCCAGAATGCCGCCTTCTCCATGTGTGCCCCATGTTATCAGCATTGGACAGCTTCTGGAATCG GCACTTGAGGTAGCTGGGCAAGTGGTAGGAACGTCTGTGACTACATCACCCCTACCATACAATACCATGGCTAGCCAGTGTGAAGCGCTTGGCACAGGCACAAGGAAGAAACTCTCCAATTGGTTGGCACATGAAAATCACCAAAGTAGACTAGTTGACAAATTATCTCCAGCGTTTCCTGCAGATGGACACTTAGCACTCAAAAGG ATAACAAGTATCGATCATCGTGCTCAGGGAGCTGTGTTGCCACAGGACCCATGGTTGTCTATGAGGCTGCCTCCTGCCAGCCCCTTTGACAACTTCCTCAAGGCAGCTGGGTGTTAG